The Solibacillus sp. FSL R7-0682 genome includes a window with the following:
- a CDS encoding ABC transporter ATP-binding protein, which yields MKLEIKNVSKTFKEKTAVNNFSMELQMGECVGLIGPNGAGKSTLIKMISDIINPNTGEILLNGKKISKMKGEIGYLPQYPNFFHWMTAKETLMFMGKLSGLKKDLLVNLIPEILDKVGIKNEGNSKVGTFSGGMKQRLGIAQALLHKPSLIIMDEPVSALDPVGRREVLNLIKEIKNDTTILLSTHILSDAEEICKRFVIIKDGTKIEDTTITNFLNHNSENKLIVEITAKDEGWIDLVKKLPYVKEVEVVGFKIKLKVENIETNKSKLLKNALEHNVDIIKFEMNNDTLEDIFLKLVVQK from the coding sequence TTGAAATTAGAAATTAAAAATGTATCAAAAACATTTAAAGAAAAGACTGCCGTTAATAACTTTTCGATGGAACTTCAAATGGGAGAATGTGTTGGTTTAATTGGACCAAACGGAGCTGGTAAATCTACTTTAATAAAAATGATTTCAGATATTATTAATCCAAATACAGGTGAAATTTTGCTGAATGGGAAGAAAATATCAAAAATGAAAGGTGAAATTGGTTACTTACCACAGTACCCCAACTTTTTCCATTGGATGACTGCGAAAGAAACTCTTATGTTTATGGGAAAGCTTTCAGGATTAAAAAAAGATCTATTAGTAAACTTAATACCAGAAATTTTGGATAAGGTAGGAATAAAAAACGAGGGGAATTCTAAAGTTGGGACATTTTCTGGTGGAATGAAACAACGACTCGGCATTGCACAGGCATTATTACATAAACCTTCACTTATTATCATGGATGAACCGGTATCCGCATTAGATCCAGTTGGTCGAAGAGAAGTACTGAACCTAATTAAAGAAATAAAAAATGATACAACCATCTTATTATCCACCCATATATTAAGCGATGCAGAGGAAATCTGTAAAAGATTTGTCATCATAAAAGATGGTACAAAAATTGAAGATACTACGATTACCAATTTTCTAAATCATAATAGTGAAAATAAGTTAATTGTTGAAATTACTGCGAAGGATGAAGGCTGGATCGACCTTGTAAAAAAGTTGCCATATGTGAAAGAAGTAGAAGTTGTTGGATTTAAAATCAAGCTAAAAGTTGAAAACATTGAAACAAATAAAAGTAAGTTGCTTAAAAATGCACTCGAACATAATGTGGATATTATTAAATTTGAAATGAATAACGATACGTTGGAAGACATCTTTTTAAAATTGGTGGTGCAGAAATGA
- a CDS encoding PLD nuclease N-terminal domain-containing protein has product MQLHYGINDILNIDIMAILPIILPIIVLGALLVLIALIDLYRHRKTRKNVVVWTLIVLFVNTFGPILYFILGRKDSEKS; this is encoded by the coding sequence GTGCAATTACATTATGGGATAAATGATATTTTAAATATTGATATAATGGCGATTCTGCCTATTATTTTGCCAATTATTGTTTTAGGTGCGCTTTTAGTTCTAATTGCATTAATCGATTTATACAGACATAGAAAAACGAGAAAAAATGTCGTTGTCTGGACGCTAATTGTTCTATTTGTTAATACATTTGGACCGATTTTATACTTTATTTTGGGTCGAAAGGATAGTGAAAAATCTTGA
- a CDS encoding transcriptional regulator has product MSNKVEILMHPVRIKICQALLRNKEEGLTPLEMVKILKDVPQATLYRHIQVMVDSGIVSVVSEKKVKSVSEKYYALNEDEIRIDGEEWGRVSIEEKLDYISYYQLLLMTQYQSYLENLEQQNGKEDRSTFSVVDLKIDEEQFRQFQNELNELMIKYYHTKSNEKDAPVRTIAITIIPEN; this is encoded by the coding sequence GTGAGTAATAAAGTTGAAATTTTAATGCATCCAGTAAGAATAAAAATTTGCCAAGCATTACTAAGAAATAAAGAAGAGGGACTTACACCACTAGAGATGGTAAAAATTCTTAAAGATGTGCCCCAAGCGACTTTGTATAGACACATACAAGTTATGGTTGATTCTGGGATTGTAAGCGTAGTAAGTGAAAAAAAGGTGAAATCAGTTTCTGAAAAATATTACGCACTAAATGAAGATGAGATAAGAATAGACGGAGAAGAATGGGGGAGAGTTTCTATTGAGGAAAAGCTAGATTATATTTCTTATTATCAATTATTACTAATGACGCAATATCAAAGTTATCTTGAAAACTTAGAACAACAAAACGGAAAAGAGGATCGTTCAACTTTTTCTGTAGTGGATTTAAAAATAGATGAGGAACAGTTCAGGCAATTTCAAAATGAATTAAATGAATTAATGATTAAATATTATCATACCAAGAGCAATGAAAAAGATGCTCCAGTTAGAACTATCGCTATTACAATTATTCCGGAAAACTAA
- a CDS encoding sulfurtransferase: MSNVPLIVDSAWLAERLGDPKLRLLDATTFLSIPDGDDRPGIWSGEKAYLEEHIPGAVFANILGSFSDQNAALPFTLPSREQFVEESEKLGLSEDTYVVIYDRGALANADVIASYWASRLRWQLKYEGFDNVAVLDGGLVKWKQEGRPTTSEVTTYPRGKFTGIRRTELIVTKEQVRVAINRDEVVLINSLSPADFKGETNTYPRKGHIPSSKNVFFGSHSDNSTRLLFDDETLYKTFDAIGALEPDKTVITYCGGGIAATWNALLLNKLGQEKVAVYDGSMNEWASDESCPLVV; the protein is encoded by the coding sequence TTGAGTAATGTTCCGTTAATAGTCGATAGTGCTTGGCTTGCTGAAAGGTTAGGTGATCCTAAGCTACGCCTTTTAGACGCAACTACATTTTTAAGTATTCCTGACGGGGACGATCGACCAGGTATATGGTCTGGGGAAAAGGCCTATTTAGAGGAACATATCCCTGGTGCTGTGTTTGCCAATATTTTAGGCTCTTTCTCGGACCAAAATGCAGCGCTTCCTTTTACACTTCCAAGCCGAGAGCAATTTGTAGAGGAAAGTGAAAAACTTGGTCTTTCAGAAGATACGTATGTTGTCATCTATGACCGTGGCGCGTTAGCCAACGCTGATGTAATTGCTTCTTATTGGGCGTCTCGCCTTCGTTGGCAATTAAAATATGAAGGCTTTGACAACGTCGCTGTACTAGATGGCGGGTTAGTAAAATGGAAGCAAGAAGGTCGTCCAACAACTTCCGAAGTAACGACATATCCGCGTGGAAAGTTTACAGGTATTCGTCGCACGGAATTAATCGTCACAAAAGAGCAAGTTCGTGTTGCCATCAATCGAGATGAAGTTGTCTTAATAAATAGTCTTTCCCCTGCTGATTTTAAGGGAGAAACAAATACGTACCCTCGAAAAGGACATATTCCATCAAGTAAAAATGTATTTTTCGGCAGTCACTCCGATAATTCAACGCGTCTTTTATTTGACGATGAGACTTTATATAAAACGTTCGATGCAATCGGCGCTCTTGAACCTGATAAAACCGTCATTACCTATTGCGGTGGCGGTATCGCAGCAACATGGAATGCCTTATTATTAAATAAGCTTGGTCAAGAAAAGGTTGCCGTTTATGACGGCTCAATGAATGAGTGGGCAAGTGATGAAAGCTGCCCTTTAGTTGTGTAA
- a CDS encoding S-layer homology domain-containing protein, protein MKKLSIFVALLLVLQLVIPFSTIVQAEEVEETFYYLALGDSLAAGVNENSEVGLGYADYITKAFLEESDLIHFNKGFAYPGYTTVDVLKDIQTNVTKPVYDLNGLSQSTATIREAIQQADLITLSIGANDILKNVKRSESGELTFDTANVLKSVQEITTNYDKIFTEIYTINPEVDILVMGLYNPFPHIKDLAVQAQLNTLVTTINNAIKNVVEGHEGIFSDVAEVVASDTAAYLPNPQNIHLSAAGYEEVANNMMADYFLTYFEDIEDILEDILTEQEDYFTDLSDHWGKNYIHIAYESGIVKGYEDGTFKPNVNMTRVQVLSVISRAFELTATKQAPFKDISNYDSQTQTEIAAAFEAGLVNENGGYFNPKEEITRAQLALMLMRLSNHLVGEEYVPTAIAPFKDIVKLNKETQVAITYLYDYGIAEGTSATTFSPFNKVTRAQLAKIIVTALSEE, encoded by the coding sequence ATGAAAAAGTTAAGCATTTTTGTGGCATTATTACTAGTTTTACAATTAGTAATCCCATTTTCAACAATTGTTCAAGCCGAAGAAGTTGAGGAGACATTTTATTATTTAGCATTAGGTGATTCTCTTGCAGCTGGGGTAAATGAAAACAGTGAGGTAGGCCTTGGCTATGCAGACTATATAACAAAAGCCTTCCTTGAAGAAAGTGATCTAATTCATTTTAATAAGGGATTCGCATATCCAGGTTATACAACAGTTGATGTCTTAAAGGATATTCAAACCAATGTGACAAAGCCAGTTTATGATTTAAATGGTTTATCGCAATCAACAGCTACAATTCGTGAGGCAATTCAACAAGCAGACCTTATTACATTAAGTATTGGCGCAAATGATATATTGAAAAATGTAAAACGTAGTGAATCAGGTGAACTTACATTTGATACAGCGAATGTATTAAAGAGCGTTCAGGAGATCACAACGAACTATGATAAAATCTTCACTGAGATTTATACGATAAATCCAGAAGTAGATATTCTTGTGATGGGGCTATATAATCCATTCCCACATATAAAAGATTTAGCAGTTCAAGCTCAGCTCAACACATTAGTGACAACAATTAATAATGCAATAAAAAATGTAGTTGAAGGGCATGAAGGTATCTTCTCAGATGTTGCCGAGGTCGTTGCAAGTGATACGGCAGCGTATTTGCCAAATCCACAAAATATTCATTTAAGTGCAGCTGGGTATGAAGAAGTTGCAAATAATATGATGGCAGATTATTTTCTAACATATTTTGAGGACATTGAAGATATTTTAGAGGATATATTAACAGAACAAGAGGACTACTTCACGGATCTTTCAGATCACTGGGGTAAAAATTATATTCATATTGCCTATGAAAGCGGCATTGTAAAAGGTTATGAAGATGGTACTTTTAAGCCGAATGTCAATATGACAAGAGTGCAAGTGTTATCAGTTATTTCTCGCGCTTTCGAATTAACAGCGACAAAGCAAGCACCATTTAAAGACATTAGTAATTACGACTCACAAACGCAAACTGAAATAGCAGCAGCTTTTGAGGCAGGACTTGTGAACGAGAATGGTGGTTACTTTAATCCAAAAGAAGAAATTACACGAGCACAGCTAGCATTAATGTTAATGCGTCTTTCCAATCATTTAGTCGGAGAGGAATATGTGCCAACTGCTATCGCTCCATTTAAAGATATTGTAAAACTTAATAAGGAAACTCAAGTTGCCATTACGTACTTATACGACTATGGAATTGCAGAGGGAACAAGTGCTACAACTTTCTCACCATTTAATAAAGTAACGCGCGCACAATTAGCGAAAATTATCGTAACCGCACTTTCTGAAGAGTAA
- a CDS encoding alpha/beta hydrolase produces the protein MKLIAPKPFTIEAEARKRAVLLLHGFTGNTNDVKRLGKYLSDRNYTVHAPLYKGHGGGPDLLIQSNPTEWWDSVIEGYDVLKSRGYEEIAVAGVSLGGIFSLKLGEERPTKAIVTMSAPAMSKSTASLQNRIVDYAINYKKLAGTYDETTDTRDKIAELVKMPSLNYLQNMINETSEKLNVIQTPVHILRGLEDDEYYCESADLIYSSVNSRIKSVKTFINSGHILTLGKERELVFEEIYRFFEGLKWKE, from the coding sequence ATGAAACTCATCGCGCCGAAACCTTTTACAATTGAAGCTGAAGCTCGTAAACGTGCTGTATTATTACTTCACGGATTTACCGGTAACACAAATGATGTAAAACGTTTAGGAAAATATTTATCTGATCGCAACTATACTGTTCATGCACCTTTATATAAAGGCCATGGCGGTGGTCCTGATTTATTAATTCAATCTAATCCGACTGAATGGTGGGATAGTGTTATTGAAGGCTATGATGTATTGAAAAGCCGTGGTTATGAAGAAATTGCGGTAGCTGGTGTATCGCTTGGCGGTATCTTCTCTTTAAAGCTTGGCGAAGAACGTCCAACAAAAGCGATTGTTACAATGTCTGCTCCTGCCATGTCAAAATCAACTGCTAGCTTGCAAAATCGTATTGTGGATTATGCTATTAATTATAAAAAATTAGCTGGCACTTATGATGAAACGACAGATACTCGAGATAAAATTGCTGAGCTAGTAAAAATGCCTTCGTTAAATTATTTGCAAAATATGATTAACGAAACAAGTGAAAAATTAAATGTTATTCAAACTCCAGTCCATATTTTACGCGGATTAGAAGATGATGAATATTACTGTGAAAGTGCTGACTTAATTTATAGTTCCGTAAACTCTCGTATCAAATCCGTAAAAACATTTATTAATTCTGGTCATATATTAACATTAGGTAAAGAGCGTGAATTAGTATTTGAAGAAATTTATCGTTTCTTTGAAGGCCTAAAGTGGAAAGAATAA
- a CDS encoding LysR family transcriptional regulator, whose product MEIEQLQYFKTVATMQHMTRAAEILSISQPALSKSISNIEQELGVPLFDREGRSIYLNRFGQLFLQSVNIILDEYERIKEEFEDIIKPGSGEVSFGFIHTLGMEIVPELIAATTERFPNMQFSLTQATSLNLLKRLEEGAIDLCLSQKIESKVIEIETEELFVEELFLIVPTTHPLAHRETIKLEDVKDEPFIAIKKGNSLRQLVDEFFLSEGIKLNTTFAAEEMHTVAGFVGAGMGISLIPNIKGLDHYNVKRLKVDPPCYRSVGVSWAKNRYLPPAATEFKQYLLDYFQKKIEEFKRR is encoded by the coding sequence ATGGAGATTGAACAGCTTCAATATTTCAAAACCGTTGCTACAATGCAACATATGACACGAGCCGCGGAAATTTTATCGATTTCCCAACCTGCGTTAAGTAAGTCCATTTCAAACATTGAGCAAGAATTAGGTGTGCCCTTATTTGACCGAGAAGGACGTTCGATTTATTTAAACCGCTTTGGACAACTTTTTTTACAAAGTGTGAATATTATTTTAGATGAGTATGAGCGGATAAAGGAAGAGTTTGAAGATATTATTAAACCCGGATCTGGAGAAGTATCCTTTGGCTTTATTCATACACTTGGGATGGAGATTGTACCGGAATTAATTGCCGCAACGACAGAGCGCTTTCCAAATATGCAATTTTCATTAACGCAAGCTACATCATTAAATTTATTGAAACGTTTAGAAGAAGGGGCAATCGATTTATGTTTATCGCAAAAAATCGAATCAAAAGTCATTGAAATTGAAACAGAAGAGCTTTTTGTTGAAGAGCTTTTTTTAATTGTTCCGACAACACATCCACTTGCTCATCGAGAAACAATCAAGTTAGAGGATGTAAAGGACGAGCCGTTTATTGCCATAAAAAAGGGGAACTCATTACGTCAATTAGTTGATGAATTTTTCTTAAGTGAAGGGATAAAATTAAATACGACATTTGCGGCCGAAGAAATGCATACTGTGGCTGGATTTGTTGGCGCAGGTATGGGGATATCATTGATTCCAAATATTAAAGGACTAGATCATTATAATGTAAAGCGCTTAAAGGTAGATCCACCTTGCTATCGCTCTGTAGGTGTATCCTGGGCGAAAAATCGATATTTGCCTCCAGCAGCAACAGAGTTTAAGCAATATTTACTTGATTATTTTCAAAAAAAAATTGAAGAGTTTAAAAGAAGGTGA
- a CDS encoding tetratricopeptide repeat protein, translating into MDKQQFEKFIDNRSPENASYWKQQYTQANNNEVEAMIKIALLYKEQSYYKEMYHLLIRAIEIHDDADALYELANCYFEELDNRGSVELAFHFYERAALKKHPDAINNLADMYLNGEGTVVNEEVALMWFTKAAEIGVVEAMYTLGIMYEQGLGTEENPKQALQYYCKAAAGGYLDAVYRIGMIHFSGELDQPQNEKEAVKWFLKGAEGFHVDAIYNMAYCYENGYGVKQSLEQAIRYYKQASLLGDVQSTEKLVELYEMIDANEATKWRKKASEQLKQE; encoded by the coding sequence TTGGATAAACAACAATTTGAAAAGTTCATTGATAATAGATCACCGGAGAATGCTTCGTATTGGAAACAGCAATATACACAGGCCAATAATAATGAAGTAGAAGCAATGATAAAAATTGCTTTATTGTATAAGGAACAATCCTATTATAAAGAAATGTATCATTTGCTTATACGAGCTATAGAAATCCACGATGATGCAGATGCACTATACGAATTAGCGAATTGCTATTTTGAAGAGCTTGATAATAGAGGGAGTGTCGAGCTAGCCTTCCATTTTTATGAGCGTGCAGCCCTGAAAAAACATCCAGATGCTATCAATAATTTAGCGGATATGTATTTGAATGGCGAAGGGACAGTGGTTAATGAAGAGGTAGCGCTTATGTGGTTTACAAAAGCTGCCGAAATAGGCGTAGTAGAAGCAATGTATACACTCGGTATTATGTATGAGCAAGGATTAGGAACAGAAGAAAATCCGAAACAGGCGCTCCAATATTATTGCAAAGCCGCAGCGGGGGGATATCTTGATGCAGTTTACCGAATAGGTATGATTCATTTTTCAGGAGAGCTCGATCAGCCACAAAATGAGAAGGAAGCTGTGAAATGGTTTTTAAAGGGAGCGGAAGGATTTCACGTGGATGCAATTTATAATATGGCATACTGTTATGAAAATGGTTATGGGGTAAAGCAAAGTTTGGAACAAGCAATTCGCTATTATAAACAGGCTAGTTTATTGGGTGATGTGCAATCAACTGAAAAGCTAGTAGAATTATATGAAATGATTGATGCAAACGAAGCAACAAAGTGGCGTAAGAAGGCGTCTGAGCAATTGAAACAGGAATAA
- a CDS encoding chemotaxis protein, with translation MFMLAVPHVSSNLKEGNLGMLHQILLEQQEDLTMLCTIVEYLKGELQTGIDNQEVRKYNEKVTTVCTRQTKRYEEIDNRINTTIILNKKGRATDDKILIYGREVRKLESGLRTLRLFVSDAITMLDKNHLTENRSEERIRYFEKRSVSLQVEMITLNKQLSLL, from the coding sequence ATGTTTATGCTAGCAGTACCGCATGTATCTTCAAATTTAAAAGAAGGCAATTTGGGGATGCTTCATCAAATATTACTTGAGCAACAAGAAGATTTAACAATGCTTTGTACAATTGTTGAGTATTTAAAAGGGGAGTTACAAACGGGTATCGATAACCAAGAAGTTCGTAAATACAATGAAAAAGTGACTACAGTTTGTACACGACAAACAAAACGCTATGAGGAAATTGATAACCGGATTAATACAACAATAATTCTTAATAAAAAAGGACGAGCAACGGACGATAAAATACTGATATACGGAAGAGAAGTCAGGAAGTTGGAGTCAGGGTTGCGTACATTAAGACTATTTGTAAGTGATGCCATTACAATGTTAGATAAAAATCATCTCACGGAAAATCGTAGTGAAGAGCGTATTCGATATTTTGAAAAGCGTTCTGTATCATTGCAAGTAGAAATGATTACATTGAATAAACAGCTTTCATTATTATGA
- a CDS encoding globin-coupled sensor protein, which translates to MFFKKKDENSHATSIQQVNVKLEYTENSPIAKQLEMLDLTEGDLKYLKIFKPYIDENIEHIVDTFYRNLGMESSLVQIINDNSSIDRLKVTLNRHICEMFSGTINDEYFLKRKKIAQVHVRIGLKTKWYIGAFQSLLVEFIRLVKINIDNDEQRFRTLEAISKILNFEQQVVLEEYEAVVERMQQRLEEERRNVGNSIIESSSNLAAISEQTNASFHQLSTQADVMVSYTKRAIDLSTIATDQAHHGKVQIQHQSMSMDAIHDAVGSISLEIEKLAEISKEMEQTMGIVTNIANQTNLLALNAAIEAARAGEAGKGFGVVAGEVRKLSEQTKDSTINVEELLQNTNIRTTRLLESLKEIKVAVQAGEESMKGTEAQFSAIVESLKETKIQSNLVEQEVGLIGSVITELGAAFDEVTIAADNLATISQDLQDNEKFNGLG; encoded by the coding sequence ATGTTTTTTAAGAAGAAAGATGAGAATTCCCATGCGACATCTATCCAACAAGTAAATGTGAAGTTAGAGTATACCGAAAATTCTCCCATAGCTAAACAACTTGAAATGTTGGACTTAACAGAAGGAGATTTAAAATATTTAAAAATATTTAAGCCCTATATTGATGAAAATATTGAACATATTGTAGATACCTTTTATCGCAATTTAGGGATGGAATCTAGCTTAGTTCAAATTATTAATGATAATAGCTCTATTGATCGCTTGAAAGTTACGTTAAATAGGCATATTTGTGAAATGTTCAGTGGTACTATCAATGACGAATATTTTTTGAAACGTAAAAAAATTGCACAAGTACATGTACGAATAGGGTTGAAAACCAAATGGTATATTGGTGCATTCCAAAGTTTGTTAGTCGAATTTATCCGTTTAGTGAAAATAAACATTGATAATGATGAACAACGTTTTCGGACATTAGAAGCCATTTCAAAAATATTGAATTTCGAACAGCAAGTCGTGTTAGAGGAATATGAAGCTGTCGTAGAGAGAATGCAACAACGTTTAGAGGAAGAACGACGCAATGTAGGTAATTCTATTATTGAATCATCCTCAAATTTAGCGGCAATATCTGAGCAAACAAATGCTTCGTTTCACCAACTATCGACGCAAGCAGATGTTATGGTTTCCTATACTAAAAGAGCTATTGACCTTTCAACAATTGCTACAGATCAAGCTCATCATGGTAAAGTTCAAATTCAACATCAATCGATGAGTATGGATGCTATACATGATGCGGTTGGCTCGATTTCTTTGGAAATTGAAAAGTTAGCGGAAATTTCAAAAGAGATGGAGCAAACGATGGGTATTGTTACGAATATTGCCAACCAAACGAACCTTTTAGCATTAAATGCAGCGATTGAAGCGGCACGTGCAGGCGAAGCGGGTAAAGGTTTTGGTGTTGTAGCGGGTGAAGTTCGAAAGCTTTCGGAGCAAACAAAAGATTCTACGATAAATGTGGAAGAACTATTACAAAATACAAATATTCGTACAACAAGATTATTAGAGTCCTTAAAAGAAATTAAAGTTGCGGTTCAAGCTGGTGAAGAAAGTATGAAAGGCACAGAAGCGCAGTTTTCTGCAATCGTGGAATCATTGAAGGAAACAAAAATTCAAAGCAATCTTGTAGAGCAAGAAGTGGGGTTAATTGGCTCAGTTATTACTGAACTAGGAGCTGCCTTTGATGAAGTAACAATTGCAGCGGATAATTTAGCAACAATTTCGCAAGACTTACAAGATAATGAGAAGTTTAATGGATTAGGGTGA
- the hemG gene encoding protoporphyrinogen oxidase translates to MKTVVVVGGGITGLCTMHYLKKQLEETNNKARLILIEKNEYLGGKIHSQQASGFIMETGADSIVARHPGVIELVKELDFESQLVYNETGISYIHTNNELHAIPEGSTFGIPMSVDSLMSSTLVSEEGKQRALQDLMLPNTSFTKESSIGSFLAHFLGEELVHNQIAPVLAGVYSGDLYQLSLASTLPYLVDYKNEYGSIIKGFEANRAQFDKAANKKFISFQKGLSAIIDRLEELLPEVEFKKNTATKQIRKLDVGYEVILQDETIVADVVVLAVPNETVRHVLKDEQLDVQLQKFTTASALTMYVGFDVPDSVLPADGTGFIVSHNSELVCNASTWTSRKWKHTSAQGNLLVRLFYKNNNVRYEELAAMSDEELTKVALEDIRLSLGIEEEPTIVNITKWIDQMPRYDLAHNEALNVVVKDLEVRYPNLLLAGCSYFGVGIGACIQNGKKTGQEIATLL, encoded by the coding sequence ATGAAAACAGTGGTCGTAGTTGGTGGAGGGATTACAGGTCTTTGTACAATGCATTATTTAAAAAAGCAATTAGAGGAAACAAATAATAAAGCACGGTTAATATTAATTGAAAAAAATGAGTACTTAGGAGGGAAAATTCACTCCCAACAGGCAAGTGGCTTTATTATGGAAACGGGTGCAGACTCGATAGTTGCAAGGCACCCAGGTGTAATAGAGCTAGTAAAGGAGCTCGATTTCGAATCGCAGCTTGTTTATAACGAAACAGGCATCTCTTATATTCATACTAATAATGAGCTACATGCTATTCCGGAGGGTTCGACATTTGGGATACCAATGAGCGTGGATTCCCTCATGTCTAGTACGCTCGTTTCTGAAGAAGGGAAGCAACGAGCACTGCAAGATTTAATGTTACCTAACACTAGCTTCACGAAAGAAAGCTCGATTGGTTCTTTTTTGGCGCATTTCTTAGGAGAAGAGCTAGTTCATAATCAAATTGCACCTGTGCTTGCGGGTGTTTACTCCGGGGATTTATATCAGCTGAGCTTAGCCTCTACGTTGCCTTATTTAGTTGATTATAAAAATGAATATGGCTCAATCATTAAAGGCTTTGAAGCGAATCGTGCACAATTCGATAAGGCAGCCAATAAAAAGTTTATCTCCTTCCAAAAAGGCTTGTCAGCTATTATTGATCGATTAGAGGAACTATTACCAGAAGTTGAATTCAAAAAAAATACGGCAACAAAACAGATTCGCAAGTTAGACGTAGGCTATGAAGTCATACTTCAAGATGAAACAATCGTGGCAGATGTTGTTGTATTAGCAGTGCCAAATGAAACGGTGCGTCATGTGTTAAAGGATGAACAGCTTGATGTACAGCTACAAAAATTTACAACTGCTTCTGCTTTGACTATGTATGTAGGCTTTGATGTACCGGATTCTGTTTTACCAGCAGATGGGACGGGTTTTATTGTTTCACACAATAGTGAATTAGTATGTAATGCATCAACATGGACAAGCCGTAAATGGAAGCATACGTCCGCACAAGGCAATTTACTTGTTCGATTATTTTATAAAAATAATAATGTGCGTTATGAGGAGTTAGCGGCGATGTCAGATGAAGAGCTAACGAAGGTCGCGCTTGAGGACATTCGTTTAAGCTTGGGAATTGAAGAAGAGCCAACAATCGTCAACATAACGAAGTGGATCGATCAAATGCCGCGTTATGATTTAGCTCATAATGAAGCATTAAACGTAGTAGTAAAAGATTTAGAAGTACGTTATCCTAATTTATTGTTAGCAGGCTGCTCATATTTCGGAGTAGGAATTGGGGCATGTATTCAAAACGGTAAAAAGACAGGACAGGAAATTGCTACGCTTCTATAG